Proteins encoded together in one Anopheles darlingi chromosome 3, idAnoDarlMG_H_01, whole genome shotgun sequence window:
- the LOC125954074 gene encoding GDP-fucose protein O-fucosyltransferase 1, protein MFRFLQALNLIVFVNIISGGEQITVDENGYIMYCPCMGRFGNQADHFLGSLGFAKGLNRTLVLPPWVEYRKSEPRSVQVPFDTYFKVEPLEAFHRVITMESFMVNLAPTLWPPQERIAFCYTERMGLDGSTGHGCNAKSGNPFGSFWDTFAVDFAGSEFYGPKLNYDVYHGDRMAERWNERYPGAKWPVLAFTGAPATFPVQRENLKLHRFLQWSERWDSAARQFIRDSLPRGAFIGIHLRNGIDWVRACEHVRDSSNLFSSPQCLGYRNEHGQLTAEMCMPSKDTIVRQLKRRIKLHRETAPDNPIRAVFVASDSNHMVTELNEALRRMEVTVVRHPDTDPHLDLAILGRANHFIGNCISSYTAFVKRERDSKGFPSSFWAFPTEKPTSKPKIPDSAGQHEEL, encoded by the exons ATGTTTCGATTTCTGCAAGCGCTTAACTTGATTGTTTTTgtcaacatcatcagcggcgGCGAGCAAATCACGGTGGATGAGAATGGCTACATCATGTACTGTCCCTGTATGG GACGTTTTGGTAATCAAGCGGACCACTTCCTCGGCTCGCTCGGGTTTGCAAAAGGCCTGAACCGTACGCTCGTCCTGCCGCCCTGGGTCGAATACCGTAAATCGGAACCACGCTCGGTACAGGTGCCGTTTGATACGTACTTTAAGGTGGAACCTCTCGAAGCATTTCATCGTGTGATCACCATGGAAAGTTTCATGGTCAACCTAGCACCCACCCTGTGGCCACCGCAGGAACGCATCGCATTCTGTTACACGGAACGGATGGGACTCGATGGTAGTACCGGTCATGGGTGTAATGCGAAGAGTGGGAACCCGTTCGGTTCCTTCTGGGACACGTTTGCGGTTGATTTCGCAGGGTCCGAGTTTTATGGACCGAAGCTCAACTACGACGTGTACCACGGTGACCGAATGGCGGAACGGTGGAACGAGCGTTACCCTGGTGCCAAGTGGCCTGTCCTCGCTTTCACTGGAGCCCCGGCAACGTTTCCGGTACAACGGGAAAATCTCAAGCTACACCGTTTCCTCCAATGGTCGGAACGATGGGACAGCGCGGCACGACAGTTCATCCGTGACAGCCTTCCCCGGGGTGCGTTCATCGGTATCCATCTGCGGAATGGCATTGATTGGGTGCGGGCTTGCGAGCACGTGCGCGATAGCTCGAACCTCTTCTCTTCACCCCAGTGCCTCGGCTATCGGAACGAGCACGGCCAGCTGACGGCGGAAATGTGTATGCCATCGAAGGACACGATCGTCCGCCAGCTGAAGCGCCGCATCAAGCTGCACCGTGAAACGGCACCGGACAATCCAATTCGGGCCGTATTTGTGGCTTCTGACAGCAATCACATGGTGACGGAGCTGAACGAAGCGCTGCGCCGGATGGAGGTAACCGTAGTGCGGCATCCCGATACCGATCCGCATCTCGATCTAGCCATCCTTGGGCGGGCGAACCACTTTATCGGTAACTGTATCTCATCGTACACCGCGTTCGTGAAGCGTGAACGTGATTCCAAGGGATTTCCCTCTTCGTTTTGGGCTTTCCCGACCGAAAAGCCCACTTCTAAACCGAAAATACCCGACAGTGCAGGCCAGCACGAGGAGTTGTAA
- the LOC125954063 gene encoding golgin subfamily A member 2-like — translation MGDKAEKIAAARKKLKEYQARQKDRTETESNQTEEEPTPPDRSSATSSTTNEVAAYLPPPSQRPETDNPYRTPANDATTTNLSHYFAATTSSDGPAEYPFGNQVSSTTGVCELFGAAEPQIAPIATGSVAVREPAAVPVDASVYSISKISDEIGNLIANANADLGPQNTILELESEKADLGRQLNAQRLENDELRLRLRNNQSLVDELQIEIERLRVENSTRVTMELGPLQEQLQLQIQAVGVLVGEKAELTSSLAKCQSLVKERTVAYEELHSRLVASESTVKQLSRQLEEVRSEGQRYERLEETIGTQVAEYQREAERFRKLHDDLQEDLAELRQKLNVRNEEYQGAQLALEQTRSDLALARIRIDQLSGTDGEGHEDSNAKIESLTQQNMIKAQQLKDLQEMVKQIGVERDQSNQQYQSYVLHLNKEIANLAEKIVELTNENNKLAKSEEAAVRFANELERQIQQQLQRQQTLTQAARDTSDAQAQEQQPHEDAAYKQKLAALQKRYDELERECDALKAAVKAKDEERSSCETLLKQSKEQITLLQLTVERLQLDKPDVAKLLAEIESGKVGASRAVTQNRELKEQLEEMQRAFVQISNDKLNLTDQLQTELHLGKEMKANYGHLETELATIREQLHYKDEEMIRLAHENTELTKQVLQQSQEIDRLRYYESRSNDAATLQRELETQRQTVEELERQLRSTSPSSDMQHAKMNGVESGDAPAAAVTEDRDAERREIETLRQEKEELLRALNRFQQDRAAVGSDTVAESERPGGERRSSIVSSIPTQEAMEKLQARFKRTMMEVAELTEERQRLEHLVMQLQGETETIGEYITLYQQQRRMLKQKDMERDLQLQQLADDREMMKLKLKELNYLVHRLVHEQQGNGVDAGADHHHHHHHDHRHLSDPGVDDRPISTTSAAHSGSEHPPTPVIEAIANGETNDALPKVQIKATETAGRILSLLTDIKEANIPYGSGVQHCSCCSGRLETV, via the exons ATGGGAGACAAGGCCGAGAagattgctgctgcaaggaaaaag CTGAAGGAGTACCAAGCGAGGCAAAAGGATCGAACGGAGACGGAGAGCAACCAGACGGAAGAAGAACCCACTCCCCCCGACCGGTCATCGGCCACCTCGTCCACAACGAACGAAGTGGCCGCTTACTTACCGCCACCGAGTCAGCGACCAGAAACCGATAATCCGTACCGTACACCCGCGAACGATGCAACCACGACAAACCTTTCGCACTATtttgcggccaccaccagcagcgatgGACCAGCCGAGTACCCCTTTGGCAACCAGGTGTCGTCGACGACCGGTGTTTGCGAACTGTTCGGTGCCGCCGAACCACAGATTGCACCAATAGCGACCGGATCGGTGGCTGTGCGGGAACCAGCCGCGGTTCCGGTCGATGCGAGCGTCTACAGCATTAGCAAAATTTCCGATGAAATCGGCAACTTGatagcgaacgcgaacgccgACCTTGGGCCGCAGAACACGATCCTTGAGCTGGAATCGGAGAAGGCAGATCTCGGACGGCAGCTGAATGCGCAAAGGCTGGAAAACGATGAGCTGCGACTGCGGCTGCGCAACAACCAGTCGTTAGTCGACGAGCTgcagatcgagatcgagcggtTGCGGGTAGAGAACAGCACACGGGTGACGATGGAGCTGGGACCGCTGCAGGAACAGTTGCAGCTTCAAATTCAGGCGGTTggcgtgttggttggtgaaaaGGCGGAACTGACCTCTTCGCTGGCCAAATGCCAATCGTTGGTGAAGGAACGGACGGTAGCCTACGAGGAGTTGCACAGTCGACTGGTGGCTAGTGAGTCCACGGTAAAACAGTTATCCCGCCAGCTGGAGGAAGTGCGCAGTGAGGGACAACGGTATGAGCGGCTAGAGGAAACCATCGGTACTCAGGTGGCCGAATATCAGCGGGAGGCGGAACGATTCCGCAAGCTGCACGACGATCTGCAGGAAGACCTAGCCGAACTGCGGCAGAAGCTGAACGTTCGCAACGAGGAATACCAAGGGGCACAGCTAGCACTCGAACAGACACGGTCGGATCTTGCACTGGCCCGGATACGGATCGATCAGCTAAGCGGCACTGACGGGGAGGGCCACGAGGACAGCAATGCAAAGATCGAATCGCTTACGCAACAGAACATGATCAAGGCGCAACAGCTGAAGGATTTACAGGAAATGGTGAAGCAGATCGGTGTCGAGCGTGACCAGAGCAACCAACAGTACCAGAGCTACGTGCTGCACCTGAACAAGGAGATAGCTAACCTTGCGGAGAAGATCGTGGAGCTGACGAATGAAAACAACAAGTTAGCCAAGAGTGAGGAAGCGGCCGTAAGATTCGCGAACGAGCTTGAACGCCAAAtacagcaacagttgcagcgTCAGCAAACACTGACACAAGCGGCTCGAGACACGTCGGACGCACAGGCtcaggagcagcaaccgcatGAGGATGCGGCGTACAAGCAGAAGCTCGCAGCGCTTCAAAAGCGCTACGACGAGCTGGAACGGGAGTGTGATGCGTTGAAG GCTGCAGTGAAAGCAAAGGATGAGGAGCGAAGTAGCTGCGAAACTCTGCTGAAGCAGTCGAAGGAGCAGATAACGTTACTACAGCTAACTGTCGAGCGATTGCAACTCGATAAGCCGGACGTGGCGAAGCTTCTGGCGGAGATAGAAAGCGGAAAGGTGGGCGCTTCGCGAGCCGTTACGCAGAACCGTGAGCTGAAGGAGCAGCTGGAGGAGATGCAGCGTGCATTTGTACAGATT AGCAATGATAAGCTAAATCTAACCGATCAGCTGCAGACCGAGCTGCATCTCGGTAAGGAAATGAAGGCCAACTATGGCCATCTCGAGACGGAGCTAGCGACCATCCGCGAACAGCTGCACTACAAGGACGAAGAGATGATCCGGTTGGCACACGAGAACACCGAGTTAACTAAGCAGGTGCTGCAACAGAGTCAGGAGATCGATCGACTAAGGTACTACGAATCGCGTTCGAACGATGCGGCTACGCTGCAACGTGAGCTGGAAACACAACGTCAAACAGTTGAAGAGCTAGAGCGTCAGTTACGCAGTACCTCGCCTTCATCCGACATGCAGCACGCTAAAATGAATGGCGTCGAGTCCGGAGatgcaccggcggcggcggtgacggaAGATCGAGATGCCGAGCGGCGTGAGATCGAAACGTTGCGGCAGGAAAAAGAGGAGTTGCTGCGTGCACTGAACCGTTTCCAGCAGGATCGCGCGGCTGTAGGCAGTGATACGGTAGCGGAGAGCGAACGGCCAGGTGGTGAAcggcgatcatcgatcgtcaGTAGCATCCCGACGCAGGAGGCGATGGAAAAGCTGCAGGCACGCTTCAAGCGAACGATGATGGAGGTTGCGGAACTGACGGAGGAACGGCAACGACTCGAGCATCTTGTGATGCAGTTGCAGggagaaacggaaacgattgGCGAGTACATCACCCTCTATCAACAGCAGCGTCGTATGCTGAAGCAGAAGGATATGGAGCGCGatttgcagctgcagcagctggcagaTGATCGTGAAATGATGAAACTAAAGCTCAAGGAGCTTAACTATCTCGTCCATCGTTTAGTGCACGAGCAGCAAGGCAACGGCGTTGATGCCGGTgctgaccatcaccatcaccatcaccatgatcACAGGCACCTTTCCGACCCCGGTGTCGATGATCGACCGATCTCGACTACCAGCGCTGCCCATTCCGGATCCGAGCATCCTCCAACACCGGTCATTGAAGCGATCGCGAATGGAGAGACGAACGATGCGCTGCCGAAGGTTCAGATTAAAGCAACCGAAACTGCTGGTCGGATCCTATCCCTGCTGACCGACATTAAAGAGGCTAACATACCGTACGGTAGTGGGGTACAGCATTGCTCCTGTTGCTCCGGTCGGCTAGAAACAGTGTAA
- the LOC125954057 gene encoding CD109 antigen-like isoform X3, with product MLLLQWPTASVLLSMISVCQAVLIVGPNTLRPSSNYTVVLNNIHQKQGKVDLLVRLDGQDGAGRTLLNLTKPAFLRRANKMITFEIPDNAAAGYYKLTINSLGGFVYNEEVELEYLPKSISGLIQLSKPVYKPGDSVQFRVIVLDPDLKPPSGLKMVIVSVQDSVGNNIRKWSDAQLYNGVFEGQLDIAPSPLLGTYNIKVEANNKPLVSKPFEVKEYVLSTFKMDVSPTVTPLEEHQALNLTIAANYYFGKPVIGTVKVQLYDGDNNLELSKTYDVNGMLQVHLPFTTELILFEKQQDFKVNVSFIEQYTNRTVSKEHHITMYKHKYQVTLGKHRPAFYPGSTFQYQLKIENHDGTPAKGVTVHVRIDGLQLAIGSEQSYTSDDTGTIDLPFDSAALTEPADIIVSLNQQEVLHETIERMEQRMDTYITVQSNSSDAGLNQKIKIDVTCSDHMTFLAYYVVSKRNIVDAGFIRLNKVPKHRFQLVASGKMVPRSQIIVVTVANNMIVHGYVNIEFEEFSNNFDLRMKQNEVSPGSQIELLVTGPQRAYVALASYDQSLLQHGREHDIAREDIWKFVDNFNTIESDDYETFHSMGLFVRSLEEFKVDRAQEKTGRQGVSGRGSTFPVSFRTNFLESWMWKNITIPRTGGSALIEKVPDTTTSWYLTGFSIDPVHGLGMMKKPIQFTTVQQFYIVDNLPYSIKRGEAVVLQFTLFNTLGAEYFADVTLHNMANQIEFVGQPAGEASYTKTYTVPPNVGIPVSFLVKARHLGEMLVRVETSIMQGLERDAIEKIIRVLPESLPKTKTTTRFFSHETYLNQSFLIDLDIDKNADPNSVKIDFFVIPNVLSKVVKNLGHLLNSPAGSGEQNMIHFVPNVIVLDYLKTIGSKHTSNMQKATRLLLRCYQRQLQFRQPDGSFGVWKDQGGSVFLTAFVAKSMKPAAKYLDEIDQEMVAKAFEWLSTKQQEDGSFIEIGSIFYSDMQSGSRQNIALTAYVLIAFLEKGNEAFERLTVIERGMHYIASHIENITDPYDLSIATYALWLNNHSHKNTALKRLIEKSVESNTKRYWPRDSNQIETTAYALLSFIEARRYADGIAIMRWLVDQQYATGSFAHTQDTFIGLQALTKLAEQISPSRNDFSIQLTHENTKTNFRVTSTDINKLHYSGIPSTVRQVAWDVGGLGFGIVQVTYEYRLDLKNFKNRFNLTVDKLNSTSDAILKLHICTSFLARKTDERSSMALVEVTFPSGYVTEDSLVVESPGINPIKKIEILYGATTAVLYYDNMGSEMNCFAVTAFRRFKVALQRPAYVKVHDFYKPNHNAIKVYGGNTQDICGICEGEECPLTC from the exons ATTCctgataatgctgctgctggttactaCAAGCTTACCATCAATAGCTTAGGTGGTTTTGTCTATAACGAAGAAGTTGAGCTGGAGTATTTGCCCAAATCCATCTCCGGATTGATACAGCTTAGCAAGCCCGTCTATAAACCAGGAGATAGCGTTCAGTTCCGTGTGATTGTGCTGGATCCCGATCTGAAGCCACCATCAGGGCTTAAAATGGTAATTGTGAGCGTGCAGGACTCGGTCGGTAACAACATACGCAAATGGTCCGATGCACAACTGTACAACGGAGTGTTTGAAGGGCAATTGGACATAGCTCCTTCGCCTCTCCTGGGGACATACAACATCAAAGTTGAGGCAAATAATAAACCATTGGTTTCGAAGCCGTTCGAAGTGAAGGAGTACGTACTGTCCACGTTCAAGATGGACGTCTCACCAACGGTGACGCCACTCGAAGAGCACCAGGCGCTTAATCTTACGATAGCGGCCAACTACTACTTCGGTAAACCTGTCATTGGTACAGTGAAGGTTCAGCTTTATGACGGAGATAACAATTTGGAACTATCAAAGACATATGACGTGAACGGAATGCTGCAGGTTCACCTACCCTTTACCACCGAATTGAtcctttttgaaaaacaacaGGACTTCAAGGTGAACGTCTCATTCATCGAGCAATACACAA ATCGCACGGTTTCCAAGGAACACCACATTACGATGTACAAACACAAATATCAAGTAACGTTAGGGAAGCATCGTCCTGCATTCTATCCCGGGTCAACATTCCAGTAccaattgaaaattgaaaaccacgATGGAACTCCAGCGAAAGGAGTTACTGTACATGTGCGAATAGATGGACTGCAACTTGCCATAGGCTCAGAGCAAAGCTACACGAGTGATGATACTGGCACTATCGACCTGCCGTTCGATTCAGCTGCTTTAACGGAACCAGCTGACATCATT GTGTCTCTCAATCAACAAGAGGTCCTCCATGAGACAATCGAAAGAATGGAGCAGAGAATGGACACATACATTACGGTTCAATCAAATTCTAG CGATGCTGGCCTGAACCAAAAAATAAAGATCGACGTCACTTGCTCCGATCACATGACGTTTCTAGCATACTACGTCGTTTCTAAACGGAACATCGTCGACGCTGGATTCATTCGCCTCAATAAAGTGCCTAAACATAGGTTCCAGTTGGTAGCTTCgggaaaaatggttcccaGATCACAAATTATCGTCGTCACAGTTGCTAACAACATGATTGTACACGGCTACGTCAACATCGAATTTGAAGAGTTTTCAAACAAC TTTGATCTACGGATGAAGCAAAATGAAGTAAGTCCCGGCAGTCAAATTGAACTGCTTGTTACCGGTCCTCAAAGAGCATATGTGGCACTAGCATCGTACGACCAAAGTTTGCTACAGCATGGCCGAGAGCATGACATCGCACGTGAAGATATTTGGAAGTTCGTTGATAATTTTAATACGATTGAATCGGACGATTATGAAACTTTTCAT AGTATGGGCCTATTCGTTCGCTCCCTGGAGGAATTTAAAGTTGATCGAG CACAGGAAAAAACGGGACGACAAGGAGTTTCGGGAAGAGGTTCCACCTTTCCTGTATCTTTTAGAACCAACTTTCTAGAGTCTTGGATGTGGAAGAATATCACTATACCTCGGACAGGAGGAAGTGCTTTGATAGAAAAGGTACCCGATACAACCACTTCCTGGTACTTGACCGGCTTCTCCATTGACCCAGTGCATGGACTTGGAATGATGAAAAAGCCCATCCAATTCACCACCGTGCAGCAGTTTTACATCGTCGACAACCTGCCGTACTCGATCAAGCGTGGCGAAGCGGTAGTATTACAGTTTACACTGTTCAATACGCTCGGAGCTGAGTATTTTGCTGATGTGACACTACACAACATGGCGAACCAAATTGAATTCGTTGGTCAACCAGCGGGAG AGGCGAGCTACACGAAGACATACACTGTCCCACCAAACGTTGGCATTCCGGTTTCGTTTCTCGTCAAAGCACGGCATCTCGGAGAAATGCTCGTTCGCGTGGAAACTTCAATAATGCAAGGTTTGGAGAGGGATGCCATCGAGAAGATCATCCGTGTGTTACCGGAGAGTCTACCGAAAACCAAGACAACGACGAGATTTTTCTCGCATGAAACATATCTCAATCAATCGTTTCTTATCGATCTGGACATCGATAAGAACGCCGACCCCAATTCAgtaaaaatcgatttcttcgTTATCC CTAATGTACTGTCCAAGGTAGTCAAAAACTTGGGCCATCTTCTCAATAGTCCGGCTGGTAGTGGCGAGCAGAATATGATACATTTCGTGCCCAACGTAATTGTACTCGACTATCTGAAGACGATCGGTTCCAAACATACATCTAACATGCAAAAAGCAACCAGGCTGCTTCTGCGATGCTACCAGAGACAACTACAATTCCGGCAGCCGGATGGATCGTTCGGGGTTTGGAAGGATCAGGGAGGAAGCGTCTTTCTCACAGCATTCGTTGCTAAATCAATGAAACCGGCAGCAAAGTACCTGGATGAGATAGACCAGGAAATGGTGGCAAAGGCCTTCGAGTGGCTATCCACTAAACAGCAGGAGGACGGTTCGTTTATCGAAATAGGTTCGATTTTCTACAGCGACATGCAAAGTGGATCGCGGCAAAACATTGCACTAACAGCGTACGTGCTGATTGCTTTCCTCGagaaaggaaatgaagcaTTCGAACGGTTAACGGTCATTGAACGAGGTATGCACTACATAGCAAGCCACATAGAGAACATCACCGATCCGTACGATCTTTCCATCGCAACCTATGCGTTGTGGTTGAACAACCATTCCCACAAAAACACCGCATTGAAAAGACTTATAGAAAAGTCTGTTGAGAGCAACACCAAGCGCTATTGGCCCAGAGACTCAAACCAAATCGAAACCACCGCCTATGCGCTTTTGTCCTTTATCGAGGCCAGAAGGTATGCAGATGGTATCGCCATCATGCGTTGGCTGGTAGACCAGCAATACGCAACCGGTAGCTTTGCGCATACCCAAGATACCTTCATTGGGTTACAGGCGCTGACCAAGTTGGCGGAACAAATATCACCTTCAAGAAACGATTTCTCTATCCAGCTGACTCATgaaaacaccaaaaccaacTTCCGCGTTACCTCAACCGATATTAATAAGCTACATTACAGTGGCATACCGAGCACGGTAAGGCAAGTGGCTTGGGACGTCGGGGGCCTTGGTTTCGGAATAGTGCAGGTGACCTACGAATATCGATTGGATTTAAAGAATTTTAAAAACCGTTTCAATTTGACGGTCGACAAATTGAACTCAACCTCAGACGCTATCTTGAAGTTGCACATTTGCACGAGCTTCTTAGCCAGGAAAACGGATGAACGATCGAGCATGGCACTGGTAGAGGTAACCTTCCCGAGTGGCTACGTAACAGAGGACAGTCTGGTTGTTGAAAGTCCTGGTATCAACCCGATAAAG AAAATCGAGATCCTCTATGGAGCCACGACCGCTGTGCTGTACTACGACAACATGGGCTCCGAGATGAACTGCTTCGCGGTCACTGCTTTCAGGCGCTTCAAGGTGGCTCTTCAAAGACCAGCCTATGTCAAGGTGCACGATTTCTATAAACCGA ATCACAACGCAATTAAAGTGTACGGTGGTAACACACAGGATATTTGTGGGATttgcgaaggagaagaatgcCCCTTAACATGCTAG